A portion of the Diprion similis isolate iyDipSimi1 chromosome 4, iyDipSimi1.1, whole genome shotgun sequence genome contains these proteins:
- the LOC124405888 gene encoding uncharacterized protein LOC124405888, whose translation MGSPLSPVLSDIVMDDLEQDCISKLDWFHKKTWSQRYLNFNLHQPKSYKIGTIKNLVDRAIRLSSPEFHSKNLNLIHNVLLLNNYPKFLITKHTKSKYNSILASHNNNNNSNIDILNSKNFIALPYVAGLFESLNRIFHKYNISFVGTNIENLQPLFDSGKDPLPKDKRSNIVYKIPCSDCNQVYIGQTSRQLHTRIREHKRNILENEEHYIVLTRHIITSDHRFNYDLASILEEEPVYSRRIYLEMCNIINHTNSVNLRQDIEHLSTIYLPIIRR comes from the exons ATGGGTTCTCCTTTATCACCAGTACTCTCCGACATAGTCATGGATGACCTAGAACAAGATTGCATTAGCAAACTTG ATTGGTTCCACAAAAAGACTTGGTCGCAGCGctatcttaattttaatttacatcAACCTAAATCATACAAAATTGGTACGATTAAAAACTTGGTAGACCGAGCTATTCGTTTGTCTAGTCCTGAATTCcatagtaaaaatttgaatcttatACACAATGTTCTTCTTTTAAACAACTATCCAAAATTTCTGATTACCAAACACACTAAATCAAAATACAATTCCATCTTAGCTTCacataataacaacaataattctaATATCGATATACTAAATTCCAAAAACTTTATTGCTCTACCGTATGTTGCCGGCCTTTTCGAATCACTTAATAGAATCTTCCATAAATATAACATCAGCTTCGTAGGAACTAACATTGAGAATTTACAACCCCTTTTTGATTCAGGCAAAGATCCTTTGCCCAAGGATAAAAGATCTAACATTGTGTATAAGATTCCATGTTCGGATTGTAACCAGGTCTATATAGGGCAAACCAGTAGGCAATTACATACCAGAATTAGAGAACACAAAAGAAATATTCTGGAAAATGAAGAACATTACATAGTGCTCACTAGGCACATTATAACATCTGATCATCGTTTCAATTATGATTTGGCCTCCATATTAGAAGAGGAACCTGTATACTCTAGACGTATTTATTTAGAAATGTGCAATATTATTAACCACACCAATAGCGTAAACCTTCGTCAGGACATTGAACACCTGAGCACTATTTACCTACCGATTATCAGAAGGTAA